TTGTGAAACtttgggaaaaataaagaagggGAAATGTGGGACTGTGCTTTAGAAATGCTCTTCGGTGGCATATATGAAGAGAAAAGTGGATAAgatttgtgtgctaagtcgcttcagtcatgtctgactctgtgcgaccctatgaactgtagcccaccaggatcctctgtccatgggattctccaggcaagaatactgaagtggattgccattcccttctccaggggatcttccccaccgagggatggaaccagcatctTTTACACCTAAccagcattggcaggggggttctttaccaccagtgccaggtggcgctagtggtttgTATAGACAGAGGCTATTAGACAGAGGACTAGGTACCTGGACACCCCTAAAATAGGCTTTTAGGATGATACATATtacctgcaaagaaaaaaaaaggtaaagtgaATTTCTAAGCATATTATTGGAACTTCCAGAAGAGAAATCTTGAAATTTCTACTGTAAAGTAAtcataaaggaaaaattaatactATAGAACATATTTATCACAaatttaagaggtagaaaataaTGGATATTGCTTAACTTggttgttaattttatttcatttttttaaagtttaaaaatatatataattttatggttCATATCTGACCTGAGTATTCCAGTCCTCTTTTTCTCAAAAGATATTGAATTCTCTTCCTATAAGTGATTTTTAGGGCCATAACATTTACAATTACTTAGCATAATATGTAAATGAGTTAATCTCATCCTGGATAATACCTGTACATTGCTTTAACAAGTAGTTTTGTCATGGGCTGAATGTTTGtatcccctcaaaattcatatgttgaagccctacccCCCAACCCAGTGTTATGACATTTAGGGGTGAGGCTTTGGGAAGTAATCAATTTTAGATGAAGTCATGAAGGTGGGACCCCAATGATGAAATGAATGTCCTTAGAAAAGGACACTCTCACCCATGTGTGAATTCCCCCAAGTTCATTTTTAACTGACCTTTCAAATTCAGAAACTAAGAAATAAAGTTTAAGAATCACTACAGTGAAGAGAATTCCCTTGCACTCCAGTCATTAGGACTGCTGCTGTTGCCTAAGTTCAATTACTGATGGGAGAACTAAGGTGCCACGAGCCACACTGcacagttcggttcagttcagtcgctcagtctgtccaactgtctgcgaccccatggactgcagcacgccaggcttccctgtccatcaccaactcctggggaaaaaaatcactactgtggttaccaggggctgaggagaaggaagaatagagttgttgttttgttgtttaatgggtatagagtttcagttttgcaagatgaaaaagttctggagatctgttATGATTttagtgtggtacatttgttacaagcGATGAGCCAATATTGACACATAATTATTAACTAAACTCTAAACTCCCTAgtttatattggagaaggaaatggcaacccactccagtattcttgcctggagaatcctgtggacaaaggagcctggagggctgctgtccatagcatcacacagagtcggacacaactgaagcgacttagcatgcatgcatgcattggagaaggaaatggcaacccactctagtattcttgcctggagaatcccagagacagaggagcctggtgggctgccgtctatggggtcgcacagaatcagacatgactgaagcaacttagcagcagcagcagcagcagcagtttataTTAGGATTCATgccttgtgctatacagttatACAGGTTTCTACAAATGAATAATACTATGTATCTGCTATTAAAGTAGTATGCAGACTATTTTGATGCCCTAAAAGTTCTGTTCCACATATTAATCCTCCCCCCACCACTGTGAATATTTTAACACTATTGAAATACTCAgaaatagttaaaatggtaaatttccttttatatttttttttaccacatttaaaaacagtttttaatgTAATGAacacttaggggaaaaaaagccgCTACAAAGTAACAAAAGTTTTGTAATTTATGAAGAAGATATGGTAAACATCCAACTGGGATGCATATGGAGGAAAGTTTGAGTTAAATAAAGGTATGCTTTGTCAAAAATTTAAGACTTATACATTTGACTGtatataaattttactttaaaaataagaatgtaaACAAATATTCAACTTTAATTAATGATATGTGTCATAGTGTTAGGGGTCATGTATGCTGATGTCTTCAACTTACTTTGAaatgcaacaaaaaataaaatgaatttatagaTAGTTAGATGGACAGatatgcaataaagcaaatattgcaaaatGTTAATAGTAGAATATCAGTGGTAAGTATATGGATGTTTCCTATATAGTTCTTTCaacttttttgtatatttgaaaatgttcattataaaatggtgattgaaaaaaaaaaaacaattgggaGGTTAAAGTTTATTGATATTATAAGGAAAAGAACTGTTATGGAACATTTTGGAACAAAGCATGTGTCTGCTGTGAGCTCTGTGTCTTCCAAGGGGTTGGTTTCCCAACCAACCAACTTTTTGAGACAAAGAGTCATAAAGTAACAGACTTTCAGAGGAGATAGTGGGGAAACTGTATGGAATCCACAATGATTGTGAACACAGACCTGTTTTGATCAAAAGCTAAGGGTGACATAGACCAAAGAAGAATCTTCTTGACACATTTCTGAAGAAAGAAGCCAGTTTTTTCCTAAATTGAGGTTTTCGTGAAATTGAAGTGATACTTTTGGGGTCCTGAGGCCAAGGGATGCCCCTAGAGTCTTACCGATAGGTGACTTCAGACCAGAAAGGAATGGTCTTGGACTGGGGAATATGTTGATAACTATTAAGAAAGGTAAACCACCATAAACACGGAAGCTACAGAAAGGCCAGGTTGGCCTTCAAGGAATAAAACAGGGGCCCCATTAACCGGTAGTGAGAAACTGTACTTTTTTTCCCAATCCATACGGATCATACCTGGTCATTTGTACACTCTGAGaaagtttcttttgcattttaaaaagtggtgTGCATTATACTATACTGGGAGggcagttgggggtggggagcagaattGCTTAATACTAGGGAATTAACAGGAAAAAGACTCAGAATCAAAGGGGGAAAGTGATTTTCTCTAATAAGAACAAGAGAAAAACTTTTTCTAGTGAACTAAGTGGAGGTAGACCAACTAGTAAGTTACATAAAGAAGTAAGCTTTGGACCTAtccctttttatttatatttatttatatttccttttaaaaaaaatacgtatttggctgcattgggtcttaattGCGGGTGCAGGGTCTTTCACCTGATAGCTGCAGTGCCCGggattagttgctctgtggcaagtgggatcttagatccctgaccaaTGATCAAATTTgtgtctggaccaccagggaagtccctccgtGGATATTTCTGATCCATacctctccttttttccccctccacctccaccccaaGTCTTTCTGGACAAAATTACTGCAACATTCAAATACAGGAAGCCAAGCTATCATATTAAGCTGGTAGTCAGTGATTTGGGCCTTTTAGGATAATCTTCTAGGGTTAAGAGAGACAAAGTAAAGGATTTAGTAGGTGAGAGAAAAGAAGAGTGCACTTACAGTTGGCTTGGCTGCTGGCCAGGTCATGATACCTCACACTGGAAACTGAGACCAGAGGAATAATGGAGAAAGAGGATACTGTAATGCAGTTGACTTACCCCCTAGATCAGAGCTTCGTAAGCTTCTACattgggggaggagaggatgaaagTAGGCTTCATTAACACCATGCTGAATTGACTCTAGGCTTATTTCCCTTCTCTCAGCTCTACCATTTCCTCAGTGCCCTGCCTTAGCCAGAGATGAAAGCCAAGGAAACCTGCCAGGAGCAAAACATACAGTGATGAGCCAGCCTCAAGTGAGCTAaggccccttccttccttcctgaaaaTATATCTCTGTCTCCTAAATGTGTCCTTGTCCTCACTCCCTTACCTGGCTATGCCACTCCCAAGTCCAGGTGCTCCCTCTCCTAAGGAATGCTTTTTTGGATGACAGACCACTTGTGGATTGTTTGTTCTTTCGTTATTTTTTGCTACTGAAAGCCTAAGCTCCCTTTCACCTCGTCCCCAGATATACACCAAACAGTAACAGCCTTTCACTTCTGTAAACCTTCGCCCTACAAATTcttttcttctgcctctgtttcctGAGGGAACTATGAAATTTCCTCCCACAATAGCAGGAACATGTTGTTTCAGGAGTCAGTGACATTTGAGGATGTAGCTGTGAACTTCAGTCATGAGGAGTGGCAGTGTCTGACCCACGCTCAAAGGCACCTCTATAAAGATGTGATGTTGGAAAATTATGGGAACATGGTGTCACTTGGTAAGAACTTTCCCTGCACTTGGCTTAgtactttctcccttcctttttcttttcattgctttgtTGTTGATGTGTATGGGGTCTCATATTGAAAATCAGAGCCCTCGTTCTTTATCATCAGCTTCTTCCTCCCAGATTAGTTTTGAGTTGTCCCTATTTACATAGCAAGATAATTTCCTGGCTAACTTAGTTGCTGTTTTCTGATTCTCTGAAATGAAAGTCTCTCTGAATAGAACGGAAATCCTTAGCTTCTGTTCTCCCTAGATTCTTGCCTTCTCAAGCCTCTCATTTTCCATTAAATGCTTTGTATCCATCGCCTAGTCATGAACTCCTTCCTAGCGGCTGAAAGCAGATCAGCCTTCCTTTACAAACTCCCATTCTCCTAAAAAGAACAGGGAAAATATCACCAACGACAGTTTTCCAGAAACTCTTTCTTTGCCTTTCTGAGTATTGACTTCTGAGAAAGTCCTTCAACCTGTTTCGTTTACAGGTTACCAGACCCCTGAATAAACCCTTTTCTCTgcccaaatagacatttctttcctattttcataTCCAAACAGAGGGATCAAAGTAAATGTTAGGACAGTTCTTTGTTGCTCTACATActtattccttcttccttctgtACAACcaggattttcattttctaaacctCGTTTGATCTCCTGTCTGGAGCAAGGTACAGAGCCCTATGTTCAGGATCGACAGGACTGGGAGTTCCTGAGCTGCTCCTATCGAGGTGAGTGCCAGAGAAGCTGTCTGTCCCCTTGTGTGTTCCATGTGACAGAATGGTTATAGAATGTTCTTAGTGGTGGGCCATCCATCCTCAGGGGCCCAGAGGAAATCTATTTAGGaaatcttaaaagcagagaaaacatACTATTTGGGTAATTATTCTGTCATGATCTAATCAGCTCTCTGCAACATATCTAATAGACTTTTTGCGATTTCTTGCAAAAAGGCTCTGACAATTTATCTGCCCTCTGTGTATCATTTACTACAATGCTCAGAGAACATTGCTtttctgcctctggattttaggggattttgtttgtttgtttgttttttcaggaCCTTCCCTCATTCGGAGTCCTGAGCCTTTGACCCTTGTCTTTTTCTATTCTCTGTTATTGTGAAGTTGGATGCCTGCCATCTGAAGAGGTAACCTTTACCTCTTTCCTGGGCAGCAGTCTCATGTTTCTAACTCctgatttttatttgaatattgcATTGTCATCTGGGAAGCAACATATCTAAAGTCAAACTCATCTCTCCCTCCAAGGCTGTCTCTTCATTAAGCTCTCCCTATTTCTATATCTGGTTCTACctctttcttacttttctttacATTCCCTGAACCTCTTATGTAGTCAGTCATAAAATATTACCAGCTCTTCATTTAAACTATTTTCTACATTTGTCATTCAAAAAAATTGTCCTTTGCTTGCAGGGCAACTCCAGCTTCCCTATCCAGATATCTACTCTTCGGTCCTACCTGCCATCTAAAAAGCATAATTGGGCAACTGTTATGTGCCAGCTATTATATAAGGTTCTAGAGATAGACAGTCAGATAAGATATGGGCCCTGACTTCCAGAAGCTTGTTTTCTAGTGGGGAAAGCAAATAGGTAAAGAAGTAATTATACAGTCCAGTATCATGGGACTTACTGAGATATGTAGATAAGGATAAGCATCTGGTATAcataaacagagaggaaaaacacCTAAATCTGACCTGGAGACCAAAAGACTGCAGGAGGAACAACAATTGAACTAAGTTATGTGGAATAAGTAAGGTCATTTCGTTGAAGGAGGGGAAAGTCCTTCTAGGCAGAGGGGAATAAGAATGTGAACTGTGAATAGTTCAGTATGACCAGAGCAAAGGACTTGCAGTAGCCAGTGGAGACACTACAGGAGCAGTGGACAGGGCAAGATCATGACCGAATGAGTTTTTGGTAAACTACAGACCATGAACTTTATTCTTATACTAACAGGTAAGATGATTAAGTACTTATTTCAGTGTTGCAGGTGCTTTACATACATTGACTCATTTCATTATCATGGGTAACCTAGATCCCATTTTATTGATAAAAACAATGGATCAGAGAGAGAAGTTACATTATCCTCCCAAGTTGGCACAGTTATTAGGTGTCAGAACTAGCACAGTGAGCTGGGGCTCTTGACTGTACATTTTACTTCATGTCTGGTTAACTATGGAGCACCATTGAAGTGTTTTAAGCTAAAAAGTGATGTGATCAGATCTGATTTTTAGAAGGAATAATCTGGAAGCAGTGTACAGGATGGATTAGAGAGGAAGCAGACTAAAGGACTTTTGAGGGGTGTTGAAGTTAGCTAGTGAGAATGCACTCGAAATAGAGATTAAGAAAGGGATAGAGTTAGGAGATAATAAGATAGATTTGGCCTGTGGTTGCCAATAGTAAAAATTAACTCAAGCTACcttaagcaaaagaaaacaaatgtactTATTATTCAGGGTGTCATGGAACTTAAGGAGGCTTAAGAAGGGCTGGAATGCCATCAGGCCCTGCTCTCCAGCTGTCTTCTCTGCTACTCTGTGGGtctgctccattcttctttcttggcAGATTCATCTCTGCTTGTCAGTCCTGGTGACAGAGCTTTCCATCCCCTATACAACACCCATATCCCAACACCACTCAAATTTAAGTGCTAAAGATCCAGCCGTCTTCAGAGCCGGGCCTTACCTGCTTTCATATCATGATTCCAGAGTTCATGAGGAGAGAATCTGGCCTGGTTTGGATCAGGTCTTCCCCAGATCTACCCTGTCCTACCCAAGTGGGCAGAAGTACACCACAGAAATATGGCTCTCCAGGGTCCACTGTCAGGAACAAAGCAGACAGATCCTCACAAAGGGGGCTACACTGGCACTTGAGCACCACCTCTGCAGCTCACTTCACTGGTAACATCTGTAAAATGCTACTGAGTATTAGAATGGGTTGAAAATGATTTCCAGTTTCCTGTTTAGGGGCTTAGGTGTATGAAGTTATCATTCGCAAAACTAGGAGATTCTAGAACATGAGTAGACTTTGGAAGGATTTTTGTCAGGTTTACTCAGTTTTGAATATCTTCGTACTTTTCAGTGTTTCAGCCTCCTTTGACCTTTGCCATAATGTTAGCAATTCTTCAAGCATGAGAAAGTCATTTACTCTTCCAACAATTTACCATTGCTTCCCCTGTTCCAACTCACTTATCTCCTTTCCTCTGAACatctgacatttttattttcttgtttcagcTGCCAAGACGTGGCCTGAGAATGAGAAGGCAAGATCAGAACAGGAGGTTTTTGAAAATGGAGAAGCGTGCTGGGTGAAATTTAGAAGTCTCCTAAAAGTTGTTTCCCAGGATCCAGAGGTTGGAGAAGTTTGTGTACAAGATGTCGAATTAGAGAATCAATGGGAAATGCCTGTGAGGGAGAAacggagagaaaagaaagaaagctgtgaGAAAGTGACTTTCAGCAAAGGAAAGAACCAGAAGGGACTTAGAAAACACTTCAGTCCAAACTCAGAATATATTCTGTATGGAGTTCttacagaaaagaaacagcatgAATGTACCCGATGTGGCAAAAACTTCAGTTGGCATTCTGACTTAATTCTCCATGAGCGAATTCATTCTGGCGAGAAACCCTATGTGTGTAATGAGTGTGGGAAAGCATTCAAGACCAAAAATCAACTTTCCATGCACCAGATAATCCACACAGGGGAGAAACCCTTTAACTGTACCCAGTGTGGGAAGGCCTTCAGTAGTAGATCCGCTCTTTGCCGACATAAAAAAACCCACAGTGGGGAGAAGCCACACCCGTGCGGTGACTGTGGGAAGGCCTTCAAGACCAAGTACTGTCTCAGGATGCATCAGATCatccacacaggagagaagccttATGAATGCAGTGACTGTGGGAAGGCCTTTCAGTTTAAGCATTCCCTCATCATCCACGGCAGGAGCCACactggggagaaaccctatgcGTGTGAGGAGTGCGGGAAGGCTTTCAGTGGGAGTTCAGACCTCATCAAACACACAAGAGTCCACACTGGGGAGCGACCTTATGAGTGCAATGAGTGTGGGAGGGCCTTCAGCTGGAGCTCAGACCTAAGCAAACACAGAAGACTCCACACTCAGGAGAAACATTGTGGGTGCCCTCAGTGTGGAAAAGCCTTCAGCAACGAAGCAGAGCTCACCAAACATAGAAGAATCCACATCGAAGAGAAGCCTTACAAGTGTAAGGAGTGTGGGAAAGCCTTTCATCATAACTGTAAATGCCGGGCTCATGAACGAGgacacaccggggagaagcccCATCGATGTGGGGATTGTGGGAAAACTTTCCAAGATCAGCACTGCCTTACCATCCATCAACGAGTCCACAccggagagaaaccttataaatgttcAGAGTGTGGTCGAGCTTTCAGTGGGAAATCAAACTTGACCAATCATCAAAGAATCCACACCGGAGAGAAGCCTTACAGGTGTGAGGTGTGTGGAAAGGTCTTTCATCAGAGCTCAGTCCTGAGACAACACAAAAGAATCCACACGGGTGAGAAGCCATTTACCTGCCACGAGTGTGGCACGTCTTTCCGTCAGAGCTCGGCCCTGATTGGACACAAgcgagttcatactggagagaaaccttatgtaTGTGAGGAGTGTGGAAAAGCTTTCAGAGTGAGCTCAAATCTTACTAgacataagaaaagaaaacatagagtGTGGGAAACCCACAAACTTGGGGAGACTGGGAAATCTCTCTCTCTAGTAACtggttctcagaccttttcattcatcaatattttgaccaccaaCACCTGAAAGCAGTGATCCTGGTGTTTAcactttctcatttctccttctACTTCTTATACTGATCCCtcttgtctcctgtgttggtTCTTCCTGGTTCCTTGACCCCTCTAATTGTGAGATCCCCCAAGTCTTTGTCCTTCACCTTCCCATTCAGTGTTTCTTCGGTTCCAAGGTTTTGTCTATCAATAATAGTACTGTGATACTACATACTAGTACCCTacacatgccaggcactattctttacagttttaaatcatttaatcCATACAAGGTCCCTGtgggatgaggaaattgaggcataaaaaaattaagaaacctGTTATGGATCCTGTAACTGGTAAATTCTAAACAAATGCCTGCTGAATGCTCAGACTTCTCTGAGCAATTTCTGTAATCCTGTACCACATTTCTTGAATGTGCGGCTATACCTCAGTTTAGCACAGAACATTTTTTTGATTAATAAACATTGTCACTTTTagtaagttttttatttctttttttttttttttggccacagttctcagttccctgaccaagaaccAACCCTGTGCCCTTAAGTGGAAGTAAGGAGTCTtaacgactggaccaccagggaagttccagcaaattttaaattaaaacttaaatgGCACTCTCCTATATAGATTCAGAATTTCTGAGATTCAGCAGAGGAAGGaagacaagagatgcaggtttagttcctgggtcagggagatcccctggagcacaacatggcaacccactccagtattcttgcttgaaaaattccattgaccgaggagcctggtagactagagtccatggggttgcagagttggatgtgactgagtacaCAGAGAGAAGTCAAATGTACACAGCTCAAGTGAAAGTTTACATATGGAAAGAGCATGAAGCCCGCCCCACTGTGTTGTAAATGTACTAAAAGGTCTTCAAGGTGttgatttcttaaatatttgttttatctaTCTGCATGACATATGAAATGCTCTTTCACAAGGATTAATAAATTTATATCTTTTCAAGTCTTTCAGTGTCTCTTAACATCTACCCTTTCTCTTTCAAATGTTACAGGTTCTTACTGCAGACAGAATTTAAATACACACATTCTATAAggctaaggaaatggcaacccactccagtattcttgcctggaaaatcccatggacagaggagcctggtgggctacagtctgtgggatcgcaagtgtcacacaccactgagcaactaaaccaccacattcaATATGACTACTAAGATAGAAATTGAAAATCCCACAAGAGGATGCAAGTGTGTGTCAGTTAACACAATGACCATAACTGAGAATTAAATTTAGTTCTCAGTTCCCTGACTGgtcaagaaagagatgagcaGTGGGTTACCCAGTATTTGTCAAAGGTGTTTTACAagctaatgttttttaaaaataacaagtttAAGAAATGCTGGCTAGGTGGGGATTTTTATTCCCTTAAAGACTTCTCAGGGTTTATAATATGCTGATGACCTTTCTAAATCTTAAACAAAGGAACTGTAAGAAGCATTGCTTTCCCAAAGGGAAGGACAAAAAGAATCCTGTTTGGAGGAGCACCTTCATGCCCTCTTGTTTCACAGAAAACATTTTGGGAAATGGTTACACCTTATCTAATTGGACAAAGAGTCCAAGATATACAATTTTCTAGTAACAAATTCCAAAGGGAATTACATGGCTTATTACACAATAGACAGATTAAACATTGGTCTTTAGGTTCAGTGTCTATAGGATATTAGAGCATGTGCCTTATATAGACATTCCTTATATAGGCATTTCTCAGTTGAAGAAAACTTGAGATGAAAACATTTAGGCTCTAACTCTAAAATCGTTTCTATGCAAGATGAAACTCCCTATATGTGGCTTTCAGATGATACAATGTGACTTAAGAACAGAGTTCAGGATGTGTCTGGAGAGTTCATAGTGCTTTTCTAGTCTTTTTTGATCATGAAGACCCCTTATTTGATGATGAAAACTTTTCACCAACACCCTCTCCCTCATGCATACACATACTACAAGTAGTTGTACTTTAATGCTTGATGGCAAAATGTTGTCATGTTCTCAAGAAAATCTGAGGTTTTGTTAATTACAACAGCATATAGGCTGttgtaaaatgtatatacatgttcAGAATGTTTATTTTACCTGCAAATTATGATGTGCATTTAGATTTTGGACTCAAAAGTCCTTAGCCCATCATGAGAACCCTCAAGTGCATCCTTTCATGTCGCTTCTTTAGTCCATCTTTTAACAGAATCTGGCAAAGTTTCAATTCCAGTTTAAATTCTGGACAATCCTGGAGTGTTGCTGTTTTGTGTTATTGACTGCAGAGTCGTATCTTTCAAACGCTGGTTAACTGAAGGAGGTGGCAAGCCTGACATCCCATTGTGAAAGCTGAGCAACATCTGTATTGACCCCAAATAGAGTAGACTTCATCCTCATGAATCCATTTTCAACATGACCGTTGTCTCCCTAAAACAGCCCTATGATCGTGACAcctggttttatttgtttttattgaagtatcgttgatttacaatattttgttcaCTTCAGGAGTACAGCTGCCTTTAAAACTCCCAACTGACTCCCAGTCCTGCAGTTAAAAATCCCCAAATTACTAGCTCAAACTCCAGGAATCTTTTGATATCCCCTTAACACTGAAAATGAACATGATGAAAAAACGCTGGAAAAGTTTCAGATACTTTACCTGTGGAAAAGTCAATACATTTTCAAAGAATCCTAAAGTGGggtgacagagaaggcaatggcaccccactccagtactcttgcctggaagatcccatggacggaagagcctggtaggctgcagtccatggggtcgctaagagtcagacacaactgagggacttcagttgcacttttcactttaatgcattcgagaaggaaatggcaacccactccagggttcttgcctggagaatcccagggacgggggagcctggcgggctgccgtctatggggtcgcacagagtcggacacgactgaaccgacttagcagcagcagcagcaaagaggggtgaatgctcagtcactcagttgtgtctgactcattttagaccccaggaactgtagcccaccaggctcctctgtccatgggatttgaaAAGCAAGAATTgtagagtggattgtcattttctcttccagggaaaTTAGGATAGACTCGACTCTGCTATATCGTTGTAAATTTCGGGAAATGTTTGTATGCCCTCGGGTCAAGAAAAGATTTTGCAAACAAGGCCCCGAAAAAAGACGATTTTGATACTTTTCTCCATTCCCATACTATAAGTATTTCCAAATTAGAGGACACGAAGTAAGTGAGCTGAGAgaggctggagaaaggatagtgaCTATTTTGAGCATAAATTATTCCCTCGGAGGCACTGGCAGGATCTATATTGAATTGCAGGGCATTCCCAGGAAGCTGacatccattcatttgtttgtAATAAGGATTGTATGCATAAAAGCACTTTTTGTTTATGTTATTGATTGTTGCATCCTCAGGGCGTAGAATGATGCCGAAAATATACTGGCCGCTCAAATAgatagactgaacaacaacgtgtAGACAAATAGATTATTCGAGCGCATGTTTTCCGTTGAGCATTGTTCTGAGGTAGTTACCTATGGCCCTTGGGAAAACAGAAGTCAAAACGGGGGGAGATAAGGACTAACTTTGTAGGATATTAGAACTGCCCACTTCGGGCATGAAGAAAATTCGTTTATCAGGCAGTCTCACACAATAAAGAAAACCGCCCTGGCAGCGGTGGGATTCGAACCCACGCCCCCGAAGAGACTGGAGCCTTAATCCAGCGCCTTAGACCGCTCGGCCACGCTACCTCTTCCGGTCTGCAGCTTTTCATCATTTTCCGTAAGAGTGATAGTCTTCCCCTTATGGTTCCGTCACGTCTCCCCGCTTAGGACGCCTGCCTGGTGTTTTCCTCACCAGTACTACCATAGAATTTCTGCCTGGCGTTCAACCACCACCCAGCCTGATCCCTGATAACCTACTTCCCCACAGTTGGGAGTAGCGGGGAAGGAAACCAGGGGATCCGAGCCGCCCGCCTGTTTGTAACCAACCCGGGAGGAAAGAACTGCAGGTGGTCGTATGGGTTGCGGGTCCGCGGTGGACGGTGATGTCCCGCGCAGCCGCGACACAGCTGAGAGTCCAGGAGTGGTTTTGGATGAGGGGACGCTAGTGGGGAAAGACAAGCCGACGAAAGGAGCAGAGAGCCCAGTCCTCAGGACGAACGCGGTCTCCGCAGAAATGCCCCCAGGACCAAAAGCATTGGGCGGTTCATTTTGAAACGCCAAGGTTTCAATCAAAACTATAAacagacgcgggttccatccctggaacgggaagatcccctggagaagggcatggcaacctactccagtattcaggcctggagaatcccatggacagaggagtagcctggtgggctacagtccatggtgtcgcaaagagtcagacacgactgagg
This genomic stretch from Dama dama isolate Ldn47 chromosome 7, ASM3311817v1, whole genome shotgun sequence harbors:
- the ZNF311 gene encoding zinc finger protein 311 isoform X6 — protein: MRVQDHQTSLASLIPCSYKKEESVTFEDVAVNFSHEEWQCLTHAQRHLYKDVMLENYGNMVSLGFSFSKPRLISCLEQGTEPYVQDRQDWEFLSCSYRAAKTWPENEKARSEQEVFENGEACWVKFRSLLKVVSQDPEVGEVCVQDVELENQWEMPVREKRREKKESCEKVTFSKGKNQKGLRKHFSPNSEYILYGVLTEKKQHECTRCGKNFSWHSDLILHERIHSGEKPYVCNECGKAFKTKNQLSMHQIIHTGEKPFNCTQCGKAFSSRSALCRHKKTHSGEKPHPCGDCGKAFKTKYCLRMHQIIHTGEKPYECSDCGKAFQFKHSLIIHGRSHTGEKPYACEECGKAFSGSSDLIKHTRVHTGERPYECNECGRAFSWSSDLSKHRRLHTQEKHCGCPQCGKAFSNEAELTKHRRIHIEEKPYKCKECGKAFHHNCKCRAHERGHTGEKPHRCGDCGKTFQDQHCLTIHQRVHTGEKPYKCSECGRAFSGKSNLTNHQRIHTGEKPYRCEVCGKVFHQSSVLRQHKRIHTGEKPFTCHECGTSFRQSSALIGHKRVHTGEKPYVCEECGKAFRVSSNLTRHKKRKHRVWETHKLGETGKSLSLVTGSQTFSFINILTTNT
- the ZNF311 gene encoding zinc finger protein 311 isoform X5 translates to MPFLFFISRSWYQMRVQDHQTSLASLIPCSYKKEESVTFEDVAVNFSHEEWQCLTHAQRHLYKDVMLENYGNMVSLGFSFSKPRLISCLEQGTEPYVQDRQDWEFLSCSYRAAKTWPENEKARSEQEVFENGEACWVKFRSLLKVVSQDPEVGEVCVQDVELENQWEMPVREKRREKKESCEKVTFSKGKNQKGLRKHFSPNSEYILYGVLTEKKQHECTRCGKNFSWHSDLILHERIHSGEKPYVCNECGKAFKTKNQLSMHQIIHTGEKPFNCTQCGKAFSSRSALCRHKKTHSGEKPHPCGDCGKAFKTKYCLRMHQIIHTGEKPYECSDCGKAFQFKHSLIIHGRSHTGEKPYACEECGKAFSGSSDLIKHTRVHTGERPYECNECGRAFSWSSDLSKHRRLHTQEKHCGCPQCGKAFSNEAELTKHRRIHIEEKPYKCKECGKAFHHNCKCRAHERGHTGEKPHRCGDCGKTFQDQHCLTIHQRVHTGEKPYKCSECGRAFSGKSNLTNHQRIHTGEKPYRCEVCGKVFHQSSVLRQHKRIHTGEKPFTCHECGTSFRQSSALIGHKRVHTGEKPYVCEECGKAFRVSSNLTRHKKRKHRVWETHKLGETGKSLSLVTGSQTFSFINILTTNT
- the ZNF311 gene encoding zinc finger protein 311 isoform X3 — its product is MKIYKHAFLQIKHPCFTECSWQADGVTVSTYGGRRSWYQMRVQDHQTSLASLIPCSYKKEESVTFEDVAVNFSHEEWQCLTHAQRHLYKDVMLENYGNMVSLGFSFSKPRLISCLEQGTEPYVQDRQDWEFLSCSYRAAKTWPENEKARSEQEVFENGEACWVKFRSLLKVVSQDPEVGEVCVQDVELENQWEMPVREKRREKKESCEKVTFSKGKNQKGLRKHFSPNSEYILYGVLTEKKQHECTRCGKNFSWHSDLILHERIHSGEKPYVCNECGKAFKTKNQLSMHQIIHTGEKPFNCTQCGKAFSSRSALCRHKKTHSGEKPHPCGDCGKAFKTKYCLRMHQIIHTGEKPYECSDCGKAFQFKHSLIIHGRSHTGEKPYACEECGKAFSGSSDLIKHTRVHTGERPYECNECGRAFSWSSDLSKHRRLHTQEKHCGCPQCGKAFSNEAELTKHRRIHIEEKPYKCKECGKAFHHNCKCRAHERGHTGEKPHRCGDCGKTFQDQHCLTIHQRVHTGEKPYKCSECGRAFSGKSNLTNHQRIHTGEKPYRCEVCGKVFHQSSVLRQHKRIHTGEKPFTCHECGTSFRQSSALIGHKRVHTGEKPYVCEECGKAFRVSSNLTRHKKRKHRVWETHKLGETGKSLSLVTGSQTFSFINILTTNT